The following coding sequences are from one Nicotiana tomentosiformis chromosome 3, ASM39032v3, whole genome shotgun sequence window:
- the LOC104113258 gene encoding receptor-like serine/threonine-protein kinase At4g25390, which yields MPSRELRSLPPTPTLSQPVHRQRHHLLPPLAGGIAAAASLLILFTFCFRKISLKKTVPSSDSESNKKPPHRFSYSSLRRATSNFSPSLRLGQGGFGSVYSGTLKSPTSNNVSVAVKVMDSGSLQGEREFQNELFLSGKIDSKFTVSTIGFSSDKRGRRMLLVYELLSNGSLQDCLLHRKCSELKDWKKRYSVALDIAKGLEYLHHCCDPPVIHGDIKPSNILLDDNFNAKIGDFGLARLKSEDQVEIEVKKESPVGGNGVVEDNGSVAEETESVSVVTVNGFEEFHRGVEQSPESVVIGVELSPEVPVVSPRTVADMVSPSEGIEKTSLSEGNFDRSSIDSGIEIGDKKSGVKKKKKKKSVTGKDWWWKQDTGGTDSGVVKDYVMEWIGNEIKKERPKTDWIGASSSSGVVGKTEKKKHKKRLDWWVSLDDEKNVKKEKRRPAREWWKEEYCEELARKKKKKKQQGGIGSVSDDCHSDSWWPRDDELYADRKKKRSRSRSSKSSMDWWLDGFSSELRRARKNSYDSASGEIPKSGGISSTPSMRGTVCYVAPEYGSCGDLSEKCDVYSYGVLLLVLIAGRRPLQVTGSPMSEFQRANLLSWARHLARAGKLLDLVDQSVESLDKEQALLCITVALRCLQKSPARRPSMKEVVGMLSGDLEAPQLPVELSPSPPSRFPFKSHKKVR from the coding sequence ATGCCATCTCGTGAACTCCGTTCTCTACCGCCGACGCCGACGCTGTCTCAACCAGTTCACCGTCAGAGACACCACCTCCTACCACCACTCGCCGGAGGTATCGCCGCTGCAGCCTCCCTCCTTATTCTCTTCACTTTCTGCTTCCGAAAAATTAGCCTTAAGAAAACCGTCCCATCTTCCGACTCCGAGTCAAATAAAAAACCCCCTCACCGGTTCTCCTACTCCTCTCTCCGACGCGCCACTTCCAACTTCTCTCCATCTCTTCGCTTGGGCCAAGGCGGGTTTGGGTCAGTCTACAGCGGAACTCTCAAAAGCCCAACTTCCAATAATGTTTCAGTGGCCGTTAAAGTCATGGACTCAGGGTCCTTGCAAGGCGAGCGCGAATTCCAAAACGAGTTATTCTTATCTGGTAAAATCGACTCTAAATTCACCGTATCTACAATCGGTTTCTCTTCAGACAAAAGAGGCCGTCGTATGTTACTTGTTTACGAGCTTTTGTCTAACGGAAGTTTACAAGACTGCCTTTTGCATCGCAAGTGCAGTGAATTAAAAGATTGGAAAAAGAGGTATTCAGTTGCTCTTGATATAGCTAAAGGGTTAGAGTATTTGCACCATTGCTGTGACCCACCTGTGATTCACGGAGATATTAAGCCGAGTAATATTCTATTGGATGATAATTTTAATGCGAAAATTGGTGATTTTGGATTGGCACGGTTGAAATCAGAGGATCAGGTTGAAATTGAAGTGAAAAAGGAGAGTCCTGTAGGAGGAAATGGGGTAGTTGAGGATAATGGGTCGGTGGCTGAGGAAACGGAGAGTGTGAGTGTGGTTACTGTTAATGGTTTTGAGGAGTTTCACAGAGGAGTTGAGCAGTCGCCAGAGAGTGTTGTTATTGGGGTGGAATTGTCACCTGAGGTCCCTGTGGTATCTCCAAGAACGGTGGCGGATATGGTGTCCCCATCTGAGGGCATAGAAAAAACGAGTCTTTCAGAGGGTAATTTTGATAGGTCCAGTATAGACAGTGGGATTGAGATTGGTGATAAGAAGAGTggggtgaagaagaagaagaagaagaagagtgttACTGGCAAAGACTGGTGGTGGAAGCAAGATACTGGTGGGACGGATTCAGGAGTGGTGAAGGATTATGTAATGGAATGGATTGGGAATGAGATCAAGAAGGAGAGGCCGAAGACGGATTGGATTGGGGCTTCTTCGAGTTCAGGAGTGGTAGGAAAAACAGAAAAGAAGAAGCATAAGAAGCGATTAGATTGGTGGGTTTCTTTAGATGATGAAAAGAATGTGAAAAAGGAGAAGAGGAGGCCTGCAAGGGAGTGGTGGAAGGAGGAGTATTGTGAGGAGCTTGccaggaagaaaaagaaaaagaagcaacAGGGTGGAATAGGTTCAGTTAGTGATGATTGTCATAGTGACTCTTGGTGGCCAAGGGATGATGAATTGTATGCTGAtaggaagaagaaaagaagtagGAGCAGGAGCAGTAAGAGTAGCATGGATTGGTGGTTGGATGGATTTAGTAGTGAGCTTCGGAGAGCTCGGAAGAATAGTTATGATTCTGCTAGTGGGGAGATACCTAAAAGTGGTGGCATCAGTAGCACTCCAAGCATGAGAGGAACTGTGTGTTATGTTGCACCAGAGTATGGTAGCTGCGGTGATCTATCTGAAAAGTGTGATGTTTATAGTTATGGGGTGCTTTTGTTAGTTCTTATTGCTGGGCGTAGGCCACTTCAGGTGACAGGGTCGCCCATGTCCGAATTCCAACGTGCTAATCTTCTCTCTTGGGCACGTCACCTTGCCCGAGCAGGGAAGCTTCTTGATCTGGTTGATCAGTCTGTTGAATCATTAGACAAAGAACAAGCATTACTCTGCATCACTGTTGCCCTGCGCTGCTTGCAGAAGTCACCTGCCCGTCGTCCATCAATGAAAGAAGTAGTGGGGATGCTTTCTGGAGATTTAGAAGCTCCCCAACTACCAGTTGAACTTTCACCCTCGCCCCCCTCCCGCTTCCCATTCAAGTCCCACAAGAAGGTTCGGTGA